In Cervus elaphus chromosome 24, mCerEla1.1, whole genome shotgun sequence, a single genomic region encodes these proteins:
- the FAM107A gene encoding actin-associated protein FAM107A isoform X6, giving the protein MYSEIQRERAEIGGLMARPEYREWNPELIKPKKLLNPVKASRTHQEMHRELLMNHRRGLGVDSKPELQRVLEHRRRNQLIKKKKEELEAKRLQCPFEQELLRRQQRLNQLEKPPEKEEDHAPEFIKVRENLRRITTLTSGERAL; this is encoded by the exons ATGTACTCGGAGATCCAGAGGGAGCGGGCCGAGATCGGAGGCCTGATGGCCCGGCCAGAATACAGGGAGTGGAACCCAGAGCTCATCAAGCCCAAGAAGCTGCTGAACCCCGTGAAGGCCTCCCGGACCCACCAGGAGATGCACCGCGAGCTGCTCATGAACCACAGAAG gggccTGGGTGTGGACAGCAAGCCGGAGCTGCAGCGCGTCCTGGAGCACCGTCGGCGGAACCAGCTCAtcaagaagaagaaggaggagctGGAGGCCAAGCGGCTGCAGTGCCCCTTCGAGCAGGAGCTGCTGAGACGGCAGCAGAGGTTGAACCAG CTGGAGAAACCCCCAGAAAAGGAAGAGGACCATGCCCCTGAATTTATTAAAGTCAGGGAAAACCTGCGGAGAATCACCACTTTGACCAGTGGAGAGAGGGCACTGTAG